From Aquarana catesbeiana isolate 2022-GZ linkage group LG05, ASM4218655v1, whole genome shotgun sequence:
GAATCAGAAACTTGTGAGTGAAACCATTTGATCTGGATTGTGCATAGTCCCCTGAGAAAGGACACAAGCCTTCATAGACCATATGTAAAAGTGTCGTCATACCCCTAAGGTGAGAGCACATCTGGTGGAGGGTGCACAAACCACAGATTTGTTTGTGAGCACAGTGTTGTGGGAACCATTAAGAAGTCACGCACAGAGACAATTATATTTATGTTGTGCACTTCATTTTAATAGCttcaacattttttgcatatatatttcTTATTCCACATAGCTATAAATGCATGGACATATGGacttgagtatatatatattgcttgaATATTAACTACTTtgatgtatatgtgtatagagattTGTGGTTTTTATTggtgatttttgttttttggtattcACAGATTTCTTGTTGGTGGTGGAATGTGGCACTTATTTAATTCTATAGTTGTtcttagcacttttgcctagcagcactagTTTTGTTGGTTTGAATTCCatccacggcactacctgcctggagtttgcaggtCCTCTCTgttcctgcatgggtttcctcccacacttcaaagacatgctggtcagctcctgtctaaattggccctaatatgtatgaatgtgagttagggaccttagattgtaagctccttgagggcagggactgatctgAATGCACAATAGATATGTAAAGcgatgtgtaaattgacagcgctatataagtacctgtaataataataaaaaagttttttcatCCAGGGCACAGGAATCGTGTTACTCACCTCATGTCAGGAACATTCTTTCCAGTCAATGGGAGCCTAAAGTAAACCTACAAATCAGGAGAACTTCAAGAGTATTCAAGTGAACGAATACTTAAGAATTCAGCCAACTTTATAACTAGAATAATACAGATGTACAATGGACAATATGTTTAGTAGGAAATGTATAGAGTGTATagttgtttttaattaaaaaaataaatgtttctatTATATTGGCacaactttctttaaaaaaaaaaagaataagcccCTCCAGACAACACATGAAGGCATATAGCGAACTACTAATGATATCTAGTAAACACAGAAACAATGTTAAATTCAGTTGTTGTAATCTGAGTCCTTTCTAATCCCCTGAAAAATAAGCACACACTGCAGTAGAAGGGCAACAGAGCCGAAGTTTCTGAAACCTGTGTTGAGTAATTTCCTCTGTGTCTGCTTCCCTCAATCCCCAATCACATCAATGCCTGCAAGACAGGTTGAAATTATAATGGGTGGTCATGAGAAAAGTCTTACTAAAGTTCAAAAGCAACAGGTGAAAACAAACAGAAAGGCTGCTAATGTTGACTAGTAAACACTGCACTTCAATAATCCTGTAACCAGAGTTCACAGGTTATTTAACATCCTTAGTAGGAGGTCATTTGGAGTGCACTTCCTGAAACCGGTGCTATGTAATTTCCTTCCTTTTTCTTGTGTCACTAATCACATTCAAACTTTCAATTGAGGCTTGATTCCAGGATCTGCTGCCATCACAAAATATAACAAATTAAAACTATTAATAGTCATCTAGATTCTACCCTGAAAACCACTGGTTGTGCCATCCCTCCATTGCATTAGGCTCAATGACATCACAGCTAACAGAGAGAAGTTTAGTGAAAGTTTTGGCGATTGTATTTTTCAGCCTTTGTGTTTGTGAGAGGCAGCAATGTGCCTTGAGCAGATGTTCCAGCATCCCCAGCAAGTGCACTCCAGGATAACAACATTATAGACCaacagaactggatggacaggtcAGTACAATAATGtctgactgagatgttaaatactTATCAGGTGAGCAATGCTCCCTATTTGCATCTAAAAGTTGTATTATATAATTTGGAATTGGGTGTGCTTTAGAAAAAGATGCTACTTGTTGATTCTGAAGTACAGTCTAATTCAAATAGTCATAAAATAGTTTATATGGAATAGTTTTACTAAAATGCTAAATATTGTACcactctgcttagaaaccaatcagcttccaggtttttttatcaaagcttgaacaagctaaagttaaaagctgattggctaccatgcacagctgcaccagatattgcactctccagttttagtaaatcaaaccctatgtgtctataatataatataaatgtataGTTATAATTTTTATGTCTGCATAGGCAAAAAGGCAAGTCATATTTTTGGGCAACTTTTTCTAAATATTTGcccaaatattttaaaatatttacttCATCAACTTTTGGACACACTCCTTTTACCTAAGTTTTTCTATCTCTACCATTTTATTGCCTACGTCTAAAAAAAAACTAAGTAAAAAAGTAGTAAAATAATATTGTTTTGTGCTGTGGCTAATCCATAGGCACGTAATTCTATGATAGATAATGTGTATTGAATTTAAAGCAGTGACAAAGTGAAAGCTAACTTGCATTTAACCATAATGATTAGTTGATggattatgcgtttttttttttaatttcaaagagGACCTTGACTTGAGGCAGCCTTACCCATTCATTTGTTTGAGACAAATCAGCTGTGAATGACATACTGTAGCACTAATAGCACACATTCCACAGTTATTCTCTTGCACAGGCCTACATTGTTATCCATTGCACAGTGTTTCGGTAGCAGAGCTCTGCCTATTCCAAGACCCCACCTCCTTATGACACCAACAATGTAATCCAATAATCAGAAGCAGAAGTGGGCAGGATCTGTCTATCAAACTCCTAATAACCTCTGAGGCTAGAGAAACAGGTTGTTTCCAATTATTGTCACAAAGTGCTTTGCTGTCTCTAATCAGGAATTATACAGTATGCTAAAGGTTCATTTATTTATTGAGTGTCACATAAACTCTGCTTGTGAATGCCTGTTAGACAGGCGAGTTTTAGATTTTAAGTGTAGGGTCACTTTCATTTCCAACAATGTGGTTCTTATCTACAGCTATGTTCACACTTGTGCATCTTTGGTGAAACTGCATGAAAAACATAGCTTTTGCCTTTATAATTATTGGCacttaaactgcaaaaaaaaaaaaaaaaacaggcgagTTCAGTGCCATTGACTATACTGGTTCAAATCACATAATTAATATTGCATGCAATTTCACAGCATTAAAATGCATGGGGTGAATGGGGTGCCAATTGCTTTCAAATAAATTATATCCTTTAGGTAATTTGAATTCTGTGAATAGATTTAAAGGATTAGTTGTGGAAGCTTACTGCAGGTAGAAACCGAGAGTTTACCTTTTTTCCTATCATGATTTAAGGAATATATTTGTTAAACTGCCGTGTATAAAGCTGATTCAGTACAGGCCATAGTGCACACACCTGATGTGTTCAATGAAGTATAGGCTTGTTTATCTTAGTATTGAACTCTATAGTATTACTTAACATGGAAATGGGGGTTTACTCTTTAATTTGGTTGGTTAGGAGAAAGATTACTTTTCAGAAGATAGAGATAACAGAGTATCATCGGCCATGTATTCTGCCATCCATTAAACCCACAGGAATTACTCAGACAGGCTTGTGTTTTTCCCAGTAGACCATGGAGTCTAAAAATGGAATCTAATATTTCCAGCATCACTCGCCTATAATATGCACTCACATCAGTCTTCTTGCAGAAGAGGTTCATAGTCTACGTCATTCTACTTCCATCATCAGATACTTGACTGTCAATGCAGTAAATACTCATGTGGAACACTTAAGATGGAACTTTTAGAATCTTTGGGAATATACTTTCCACTGATCTtttttatatttggaaaaaaaaaaattccatacacaTCAACACTTGTATTCAGATCAGAGTATATGTAAGGTGAAAATCAAGATAAGATgttatatatatcccagttttaaaaaaaatgtcatgctaTCCTCTTTACAGTACAGAAACTCAACTTAGGAAAGGCACTGGGGAACCAGGGCAAATCTTAAAATCAAGATAATCAACTGTATATTTAATGATCGCTTTGGCATAATGTATTTGAACAGATCTAATTTGTATTAATTACTAATATTTACAATATCCAAAAAAACATATTAGTCTTAACAAATACAAAAAAACTGCCATTAATTTTGTGTACATATAAACATATGCAATATAGTTTCAACTTTAAAGACCAAATAAAGTAATGTAAACATAAAGAATTATTTGAGCTAAAGCTTTAAGTCAATGCACAAATGTCATTTCATTTAACTTACTTTTCAAACAGTAgacaaaattgcattgattacaaaAATTTATTAACACAAGCTTTGCACACTTGATATAGCATTAATCATTTTTTTAGTTCTAGATAGGTGTGTCATAAATTCACTTTGATATTAATATTTCTGTTGCACACAAAATAGACTTACATCTATGCAGATCGTAGTATATTAGATCCACTTTGTTTAGTAAGGCTGTTGGCTTTGCTGTAAATTATACAAAGGTTTGAATACTAAATAGATGATGCAGTAACTACTCGATTCAACTAGGAAAGCAAAATTAACCCTATGGTAATTCTACAGCTAACACACAATATAACCCTATCTACTAATAACAAACACAGGTGAGAGTCTACAATACAAGCTGATGTGTTGCAGCATTGTAGGGCCACTAAAAAGCCATCTGTGATTCGTGGCGATTTAAAAGGCGAGGAAAGGCACGAAAGCTGCAAACTGCATCCTACGTCACATTGCTTGAGGAGAATGCAAAATGAAAGACTGATGTCATGCACAGGACTTGGGTGCAGATTGAATTCCCATGTGCAATTCTACTGCTGGCAATAGGATCAGCTGGCAGTGCTGAGCCACGATAGGGAACTCAAGTCTAGCTCCTTTGATTCATCACCTTCTGATCTGACTGAAGGAAGAAAAAGCTGAAAGGTTTTGTTACACTTTCTCTAGCAGTGTTCCTGTTCTTCATTTAGACATTGGTGACTCAGATGAAGTTTTCTCTTTATGTCATTTtaagtcaaaagaaaaaaaaagtatttacattcTCTCTAAACATGTATATAGACAAAAGCATGATCACGATGGGAATGATACAACGCATGTTGCTTCAGACCTcagtttctttgtgtttttttttttttaacaccatagAAGCTTTGTGAATACTAcacgtgatatatatatatatatatatatatatatatatatatatatatatatatatatatatatatatatatatagtgtatatatgacaAAGCGTGGTTTTATGAAATAACTTTTACTAAGCAATAGCcataatgtagaaaaatacattttaccttTTAAAGACTCAAAAAACAAGGAACAAAACTTTAGTAGTAGTGCATAATTATTTAGTAGTAGCTACAACAGGGGATCCTATCTTTACAAGAGTTTGCATAAACATAACACTTTTTTGTCACAATATTTGAAGTAAATGATTCAAGGAATGACAGTACTAAATTTgtgaaggggagaggagaaaaaggCAAAACCCTACAAGAAGACAGAGATAGAAAGGAACCTTTAAAATAGAGCTGAAGAAATATTTTGGTTGATTCACAGGATGAGAAGCATGGACAGCACTGGAGAGAAACACATTATACTTTGTATCACGTTCCAATACCAAGCTGCCCATTGTCAGTGAGGTAATGGACCCATTCAAGGAGTAGTTTGTTCATTACTTCCCAACTCTGTTGACAGGTCCATAGCCATGTACTTCATTTTGGGCAGTTCCATTAGACTGCGCTTTACTTATTTCCAGATTTCAAATTGGCATTCCAATACAGAGGAGTTGTGCAAACCAACCAGTCTCATTTGGGGTTACACTGGTTCATTTGGTAATGGACAACACCGTGTTATCTTTTCTGCTTCAGCTTTATACATTACAGCCCATTGCCACTCAACAGCAGGTATGCTGCCACTTTGCCAAGAATTCTTTGCTATGTGACCTAGTCCAATCAGTAAGAAGATCAACAATTAAATTAGGGTTTAGtactctatgcaaaaaaaaaaggatctcaAAAGAAGTCCATAAATTTGGTAGAGCTGCTGGGTTATTAGGGGACTATTTaggaaacataaaaacataaaaatgtaaaattaaagacAGCACAACAGTTGGAAAATCTAAACGGAGGAACAGTGCCCCTAGAAAGCTTAAAAGGGCATGTGCTAGGACTCACCAAGGGCAGAACCTCCAATTTCTTTCAGTGATTCTCCAAAATTCTTATAAACCCTTGCACTAGGTTCACTAGGTCATCATTGTCTGTGACcatcagcaaaaaaataaaattaatgttcTCAACCCTGTTGCGGATAAAAATACTATCCATTTAATTTCAAGTTACAAAAATAGGAGCAAAATATTCAAAACAATGATTGTCtttttttctctatttcttttTCTATAAAAACATAAACAGCTCATGTGAATTATCATTTTGTGCACACTCTATATTCATTTCCTATcacttatgtatatttatatataatatatatatatatatatatatatatatatatatatatatatatatatatatatatatatatgttattgatTGGTCCACAAAGTAAATCTGTGCGTTCTCTAGTGCTTTTatacaaaagaaaaacaatattattATCAAAATATTCATTTAATGGCTTTACTTCATACATAAATACATGTTTGTAGATAACACAGGAGCGATGATTGTTCAGTCAGTttggagatgattttttttttgttttttcattttgttggGGCTGTATACACAGGGTGGCTGGTTGCTCATCGCTACAAGAATGCTACTCGCCGtcctttatttttaattctttgtttATACCTTTTCCCCAGGACTGCTGCCAAGTATTTCTTGACAGCCATTTGTTTTCTGTAGCGGCTGTAGCTGTCAGTGAAGATGCCATCTGAGTGTCGTTTTGATAGGGGTTCCGAGTCATCTTCCAGGCTGCTACTCACTGCACTGCAATGGGAAAAAGCAAGAGTTGCGAACTACAGTAGAATCTCTCTACACTGCATCCAACCAGCTCTCTCTGTCCACATTAATGCTACTGAGTACCCTAAAATTTAGATATTTAGCTTGCCATATCGTGCACTTATCCTGAAAATGCAAAGTCACATTTAAAACAGAACTCAAACATTCTTTGTGATGACATAAAGTAGatgtattaatattattaatagttGTAACCCAGTTTCTGTGATCCAGCATCTTACCAATCCAATAGTCTTCCTGTAGCCAACTCTTTATGTACTATAGGTAACAAAACCAGTTCAATCATTCCAGTCTATGAGGGTTTCCCAATAAGCAGAGAAGGCTGGAGGAAGACTGAATGGATTTGCTGTAGACTTTTACAACAGAATTTTGCAATATCTAAAGCCTAATAATGATACATTCCAAGCGTATTTATCAAAGATTTAAAGGAAGGAGTTGTCTCAGACAGTCCATTGCCTTCAAGAAACTAATCAGATTCAAGCACGCCATAGAAAAATGAGAGAAGGAGAATGAAAGCTTATAAATTATTTTTATGATAGGGCAGCTTATCCTGTCTGTGATTTTTTTCCCAGGGGAACTTTTAGAAAAAAAGATGCAGACCACAGAGGTAATTAATATTGATGCACTTATCTCACCTTACTTACAGTGGTGTCAGATAAGAGTTCTAAATGCTACTCCACTACCAATGTTCACAAAACTGACCTTCAAGTGGAGAATTGTAAACACAGATCACTATGAACTAAAATGTTATTTTCTATAGAGTTAAAAAGTTGCTACCGTAATTTGAACAAATTTCTTAATGTGCTATATTACAAGCTATACATTAATCCACATCACCAGTCAGACATTTAAGTTTGATTTAATAACATGGGTAAAGCAGGTAGGTCTCTGACTGCTGAAAAGTAGTCAAAAATTAGGTAGTAAAATACTATTAAGGAGCTTCATTTATCTCACTATATTAGTGCCACATACCTCAAATTCAGATTGTAATGGCAATGTTAGGAGACATAATTATAAATCAGTTAATGTGACATttgccaaacattcactgcaggtgaataaaTCACTGTAATTTAAAATACATGTACAAAGAAGATATGCCTGCAGTAAATATTTGGTGAATACctcattcacttttttttaaatatacccctAAATGTGAGTTTATCTTAGGTAACATTAACTTTTTACCAATAGAGCTCAGATGCATATCTAGTAGTTGCAGGCACTTTTTCTAAAATGTATGCAGCTGTCATCTGTCTATTAACCCTCCTAGAAAATGTGTGCCTTAGAGTACCAAGTTCTTAATTTATGTAGCATTCCCATTATATTTAATTGGCACATGGACAGATTGTTTTTGTTCTATGAAATGATTTACATATACTAAAATATCTAAGTTACCCTACCTTGTATTGGAGATGAGAAGTGGctttatgtattttattgtgaaCTACTTTGAGATATTGCAAGGTTGATTTaattaaggcaaatagactgtttacaGTTCAAGAGAATTTTTACTTTGCATGGACATTTTTTCACAGCTTAAAGAATGGGGTGAAGCTCTGTTAAAGTCCATTATCTATTAATGTGGaagcaaaaaatactgtttttattttaaattttctttgcgtgtgattgggtattctttgcgaagTGAATTTTCATCACGTTCACTAAGGTaatggaaaattcccttgcaaagcaaaGGGTCTATTTGCCTTTGGATAATTAAACTCATTGTCTGCTATCTATTAGCAGTTTAGTCACACTGAAAGATAAACAAGAAAACTGGGTTTGTTAAGTAATTTGCTGTATAGACCATCTTCATGATCTGATTCATCCCCCCCTTGCTGATTTATTCTGGCCTAAAAACAGATGCAGCTGACAATGTACCATCTCGCCTTGCAACACAGAGGCCATAAATTATTATAAAAGGATTCTATTTTATCACCTCTGGCACCAGAATGCAAAAATGTACGGCATTATATTCTGGTGTCACAACATCAgcagtgtgttttttatatataattaagtCTTATCACTTTCAggaggcaaaaagcaagaaaaatatCTTAATGTCAAAGCCAATTATTGCTGTGTAAATCCTGAACAAAGGGTAAAAACATCTGCCACTGTGTCTACCCAGGCTCCATTAGGCATCCTTATGCCTTGATCCTCATGTTAGACAATTCCCAAAGGCTTCCGTCTCATTACCAATCACTACAGGGCTGTCCCTCCTTTTGCTACCATAATTGCCTCTAGAGATTCACTGTCAACAGCAAGAAAAGAGTTATGCTCATCTTGTGAAATATGTGGCAGCACATGGATGTAGTGATTGGGAAAAGGTCTGGGGTGACTTCCTAGTGTCCCTTGAATGgcagacattgttttttttcagtTAACTAAGTGGTGAGTCATTACTTTTGGGAAAAAATTGATACATCAGACATAAAGTCACACTGGCTAGTAACATTGTCAGGCAAGTGTTCTACAAGAGGAATGGCTTCTCTGCAAACTTCACAGATGTGCTACACGTCAGACCAACCCTCCTGCATTTTTAATAGCTTTCCTGACAAGTGCATCATTAGGCTGTTAAATATGGAGGTCCTAAATATTTTTCAATACAAATCACCATTATACGAGCAACTACATTCCTACTCAGATAGcacaatttgtgtgtgtgtgtgtttccccATAGAGATATTTAAATTAGGTTTTTGGTTTGCACTGCATCCATTGGAAATTTAAAGGAGAAATTAACAAAATCAACACATGTAACACTCTGACACAGGAAGTCGCAGGTTTTACTAACTGAAAGGAATCCACATAGGGTGATGATGAAGTTGGATAATTTAGGATGACAGTTTGGAGACAATATATTCATCATATGAATTATTCATTAGTATGAAGCAAGGCCATCCCCAGAGCATTATTAAAATGTTACCCAACCCAGAAATCTATACTGCAGAAAGGTACATAACCTACTGCATATTCCAAAGGAAGAGCACTGACATATTGGACGATAAAAGGGTAGTGTTCCATCCGCAAATAATTTAAATGCAGAGCCAAGTGGAATAAATAATAGAGCCTACTATAATTGAATTGCTAGAGTGAAGCTGAGAAGTCTTACTGAATTTAGGCAGATGATAAAAATAAATATCGTGACATTTAAACTCCATATAGTGGAAATGGATGCTGGGTGATGCTTTTCCCTTTAGGAAGCTTTTCTTTTCATCATTAATGGCGGTCACAATGGTCACAATAGGACAGAAAGCAAAGTGGGACAAATTGATATGGAATTCTAATTGGTTGCTAAGGGTTATTGCCCTTTGTGCATCTTCACTAGTTTATTATATAGGTAAGTGTTAACTTAAACTAAATGTTTACTTAAAGTAATGtttgtggcttttttttctttcaggatcTCCACACATACTATGTTTTAAGAGCACAGCCTTACCCTAAGCGTTTGGCCATCAGAGTATGCAGGTATTTCCTCGCAGACAACTGCCCCAGTAAATTCCTATAGGCTTTGTTTAATAGATCATCAGCATGTctaacagtaaagaaaaaaaaaaaaaaggaaagatgatTCCTGGAAATCTGACATCAACATGTGTTGTTTTCAAGAAAGAAGCATATCTCAatggagtatgtgtgtgtgtgtgtgtgtgtgttgtaaagGGAGGGGTGGGTGTAGCTGCCCATTATAGCTTCCTGACTATCCCTAGGCTGATTTGTCACAGGGTCATGTTTTACTCTCATTCACATGTTCTACATGAAATATCCCTTCCTCCCCCCATCTTTCATCACTGTATCACAATGCTCTCTTACATTAACATACACATATAGCTTTGGTATTTCCCAGAATGCTGCTTAATTGCAAGATGCCATCTGATTAGCACTGAATGTTATTCATTTCCATTTCTCTCTTTAAATATATTTATCCTACTAAATAATTTGGATGCAATGCAGAACTTTCATTATGATCTGACATGAGACAGAAACAGTATTACTGTGTTTTCAGATTTTATTCAGTTATTTATGACTATGCAACAAATCAGTTTATATAGGATTTAAGTTATTTAGGGGGAAAATTCTGTAGTCACCTCTTTTCCGCTGGGTAATAAAACGAGTACATATCGTCAAAGACCGAGGCTGGATTTCCGATGCCGATCGGATTGTTATCAAAAGCAAAGTCTGGTAGAGTGTTACCGTCCTCATCATATACTTCATCTTCAAGTCTAAtgagcaaaggaaaaaaaacagaaaagagaatgAATTGTAAGCCTCTTAATTAATCAAAAAATGCATAATGACTTGATCAGTGGCTTTCAGAGCAATGTAATCCCTGGCAAAGGTTCATTTCTAGTGTCTACATTACTGGTCTTTTCTCTCTGAATATTGTTCAATGATGATATGCCAGACGCTGATGGAAAAAGACCCCCTGAGACCCTATCAATCTGTAGGTGGGCGTGAGAGAAATAACAAGAGCAGCCCATCTGTGAGCTGACCTGAGGTTGGGGCTGGGCCAGAGCTAGCTGCCAAATCCTACAATCATTAGTACAGGGAACTGAGAGCAGATAGGAGgtggaggggaagaagggggagattAGAAATGCAAGGGGGGGAGGTTTAAGAGATTCAACTTCCCTTTATTGGCAGAACAGCATCATCAAACACACTATCAGCTTCCAAACATTAAATCAGAGCACTAAGTATTGGCCACAAAGCACTGAAAATACTTAGCAGTATCATTACCCGGCTTCTCCCTGCAGAAGGAGGGGTTGATTTGGACAGACTGGGTCCTGACTTTGACGGGTTCATTTGCTTTCATGCCAAGATCctccttaagatttttttttttactttgtatcaGCTGAGATGTAGGTCACCGTAAGCTATTTTTGTCAGTTTGCTCTGGCAGCGTTATTAATAATAGATGTTTCAAAAGTGTTTTACTCTTGCTAAATCTGGATCACAGTTTAGCTGTGTCAGATGCTCAGTAATATAGACAAAATATATTGGACATTATATAAATTAACATAGCCAGGGACAGAGAAGAAAATACACACCGAAACACACTATGATTACAGCTGTCATTAATCATAACAAACATAGCCAGCATTTTAGTCTTTTGCCTCTTCTTGAACTACAACTTCCATGATTCCCACTACATGGATAATAGGAGTCATGTGCCAGAAACAAGTATACAAATTATTTATTCATAAAGAACAATATTAAATTAGTGCTGCACAACAGTGAGCAAAATTACAGTtgtaaaaatattgtctttttattttgtttaatgatattaagtttttatttatttttttttatttttaaagaaaaatatttgCATAACTCGCTGCTGTCTTTATTAATATCACTAaatatttatattgtttattttagcAAAACAATAGTTATATTGAAAGGTGTAAGCAATTTTAGGAGCAAATGATGAATTATTTataagttcagtaactggattgtGGGATAAATCACAGACAAAACAAAGGCATGACTGACAAAAGCAATAAAAACAGTGATTATTTAAACAAAAGCAACAATTAAGTTATGTTTTGTGTCTCATggaatgaaaaagaagaaaaattattgTTAACTAAAGTATTTTTTTCTAAAGCTGCTGCTAATAATAGAAAGACGTGGACTTGTATTTTGTCCTTTTCTAACCTATGTATGTTGTAGGGAACAGTTTAATTAGACAAACTATGATGCTATGTCCACCACAGTATAACTTACTATAAGTAACCGTTCAGATCAGTACTAAAAGCTGCTGAATCCATCCATTTATATGTATCACAGTCCCAGCTAAAACTCTAGTGTGCTACCTGTGCTGTCCTTGCTATTTTGAGTATTTAATTTTTCATTATATGCTATTAATCAAATGCAGTATAAGCATAGTAGTGAGCAGTCTGTGCAATGCTGCTTGTATAATAAATAGATCCCAGTGTCCAGATCATGAACTTATAACATTTTTATGAATCTATAGTAAGTTGACACAGATCAAGGAATACCTGAACATTTCACTGATCACATCAACTGTTTTACTGGCAACTTCAATATATTCTAAACATGTCATCATCTGATTAATTCATACAACGCACAATAGCAGCACTGCAGCTTTCTGTATCGGCAGAGCTAGCAAGTTCTAGAtggataaagcactg
This genomic window contains:
- the ADCYAP1 gene encoding pituitary adenylate cyclase-activating polypeptide isoform X1, translated to MTMYRKALLVWLLVYGIMRCTVHSSPTALKYPALRLEDEVYDEDGNTLPDFAFDNNPIGIGNPASVFDDMYSFYYPAEKRHADDLLNKAYRNLLGQLSARKYLHTLMAKRLGAVSSSLEDDSEPLSKRHSDGIFTDSYSRYRKQMAVKKYLAAVLGKRYKQRIKNKGRRVAFL
- the ADCYAP1 gene encoding pituitary adenylate cyclase-activating polypeptide isoform X2, whose protein sequence is MTMYRKALLVWLLVYGIMRCTVHSSPTALKYPALRLEDEVYDEDGNTLPDFAFDNNPIGIGNPASVFDDMYSFYYPAEKSAVSSSLEDDSEPLSKRHSDGIFTDSYSRYRKQMAVKKYLAAVLGKRYKQRIKNKGRRVAFL